One Setaria italica strain Yugu1 chromosome II, Setaria_italica_v2.0, whole genome shotgun sequence DNA segment encodes these proteins:
- the LOC101777648 gene encoding NDR1/HIN1-like protein 2: MPPYRLPLYHRQSPVVRCINFLCAVVLTLVLIAGIILFVLWLSLRPHRPRFYLADFSIPNANRQSGLANLPVRFAVGEHNPNQKIGIYYEEIVASVYYGDVLVAKGPVMQPFYQPPKGDTPVLGQLTATGPNPTDSAAWGRFSGELSAGTVRMRLLLTSTVQFQVKVWDTKHHHMKAECDFKINGDGTLQQQDKNSQCELYF; the protein is encoded by the coding sequence ATGCCGCCGTACCGGCTGCCGCTGTACCACCGGCAGAGCCCGGTGGTCCGGTGCATCAACTTCCTGTGCGCGGTGGTGCTGACGCTGGTCCTCATCGCCGGCATCATCCTCTTCGTGCTGTGGCTGAGCCTCCGGCCGCACCGCCCCCGGTTCTACCTCGCCGACTTCTCCATCCCGAATGCCAACCGCCAGTCCGGCCTGGCCAACCTGCCGGTGCGCTTCGCCGTCGGCGAGCACAACCCCAACCAGAAGATCGGCATCTACTACGAGGAGATCGTGGCATCGGTGTACTACGGCGACGTGCTCGTGGCCAAGGGCCCCGTCATGCAGCCATTCTACCAGCCGCCCAAGGGCGACACCCCCGTGCTCGGGCAGCTCACCGCGACGGGGCCCAACCCGACGGACTCGGCGGCGTGGGGTAGGTTCTCCGGCGAGCTCTCGGCTGGGACCGTCAGGATGCGGCTGCTGCTCACCTCCACGGTGCAGTTCCAGGTGAAGGTGTGGGACACCAAGCATCATCACATGAAGGCGGAGTGCGACTTCAAGATCAACGGGGATGGCACGCTACAGCAGCAGGACAAGAACTCCCAGTGCGAGCTCTACTTCTAG
- the LOC101778075 gene encoding glycerol-3-phosphate acyltransferase 3 has product MASSSVAADMELDRPNLEDYLPPDSLPQEAPRNLHLRDLLDISPVLTEAAGAIVDDSFTRCFKSNSPEPWNWNIYLFPLWCLGVVIRYGILFPLRSLTLAIGWLAFFAAFFPVHFLLKGQDKLRSKIERKLVEMMCSVFVASWTGVIKYHGPRPSTRPHQVFVANHTSMIDFIILEQMTAFAVIMQKHPGWVGFIQKTILESVGCIWFNRNDLRDREVTARKLRDHVQQPDKNPLLIFPEGTCVNNQYTVMFKKGAFELGCAVCPIAIKYNKIFVDAFWNSKKQSFTMHLVRLMTSWAVVCDVWYLPPQYLREGETAIAFAERVRDMIAARAGLKKVPWDGYLKHNRPSPKHTEEKQRIFAESVLMRLEEK; this is encoded by the exons ATGGCGAGCTCCTCGGTGGCGGCGGACATGGAGCTGGACCGCCCCAATCTGGAGGACTACCTCCCGCCCGACTCGCTCCCGCAGGAGGCGCCCCGGAATCTCCATCT GCGCGATTTGCTGGACATCTCGCCAGTGCTCACCGAGGCAGCAGGCGCCATCGTCGAT GACTCCTTCACGCGTTGCTTTAAGTCAAATTCTCCAGAGCCATGGAATTGGAACATATATCTGTTCCCCTTATGGTGCTTGGGTGTAGTAATAAGATATGGAATACTCTTCCCACTGAG GTCCTTAACGCTTGCAATAGGATGGTTAGCATTTTTTGCTGCCTTTTTTCCTGTCCATTTCCTATTGAAAGGGCAAGACAAGTTGAGAAGTAAAATTGAG AGGAAGTTGGTTGAAATGATGTGCAGTGTTTTTGTTGCTTCATGGACTGGAGTGATCAAGTATCATGGACCACGCCCAAGCACACGACCTCATCAG GTATTCGTTGCAAACCATACATCAATGATAGATTTCATTATTCTGGAGCAAATGACAGCATTTGCTGTCATCATGCAGAAGCATCCTGGATGGGTTG GATTTATTCAGAAGACTATCTTGGAAAGTGTCGGTTGCATCTGGTTTAATCGTAATGATCTTCGGGATCGTGAAGTTACGGCACGGAA GTTACGTGATCATGTTCAACAACCAGACAAAAATCCTCTCTTGATTTTTCCGGAAGGAACTTGTGTTAACAACCAGTACACGGTCATGTTCAAGAAG GGTGCCTTTGAGCTTGGCTGCGCTGTCTGTCCAATAGCTATCAAGTACAAtaaaatatttgttgatgccttTTGGAACAGTAAGAA GCAATCTTTTACAATGCACTTGGTCCGGCTGATGACATCATGGGCTGTTGTGTGTGATGTTTGGTACTTACCTCCTCAATATCTGAGGGAGGGAGAGACGGCAATTGCATTTGCTGAGAG AGTAAGGGACATGATAGCCGCTAGAGCTGGACTAAAAAAGGTTCCGTGGGATGGCTATCTGAAACACAACCGTCCTAGTCCCAAACACACTGAAGAGAA ACAACGCATATTTGCCGAATCTGTCCTGATGAGACTGGAGGAGAAATGA
- the LOC101778470 gene encoding pre-rRNA-processing protein esf1 codes for MAPPASSDEPSRHKKAKKSKPDKEEKKHKKRSQERPATEDAPVPDATERKKRKHKEGREGTRDGKKSKKEGKHEGKAVGAEADEAGRDEKMRRAMEDERFAAARTDPRFRPMRRKEAKVALDSRFSSMMTDPRFASSAAPVDKRGRSRKKRENPLLNYYLNQEEEEEEEGKEKVKKEKAKLVKEEDDEEEEEDEEQDEDESSSSDDDEDEDVDDDDENSVGSDIAHYLLGRHDDTATIDKETHRLAVVNMDWDHIKAVDLYMVMNSCLPKGGRVLSVSIYPSEFGLKCMEIESTQGPAALVNANVDGKNSDADEDDKNDDEDNIDADDDDDEDDKNDDEDNTDADDDEDITDDDNDEEELDSDKENNKLRAYELKRLKYYYAVVVCDSSTTANHLYMTLDGTELLKTANVFDLQFIPDSREFKHPARDVATEVPPSYKEPDFETRALQHSRVKLTWDEDEPERKKVLRRKFTDDQLDELDMYLASDDSASEDDSVDNSDDESLPNGGSKRKLTKEERLALLLGGDKSDEEQTDGQDMEITFNTELEDLSKRVLERKSNEEKTVWEKHQEKMKEKKKAKKRGLKDEDDNDHYSSEDEPNEDDDFFAAELSDEEPKPSKSKKHNAKAKDKGKRKGKDDSTEEHLEPEATKEELELLVAGDQDTASGAKGYNLKRKKGKKGKKGKEESIEDKLPDIDLSKDDRFSAMFTSHLFALDPTDPQYKRSAPFMRKQTGKPGAHASKAEGSSLGGALPPDDAAAKNNDDQKPDGASKEKLQILSAVKSLKRNLGAFKSKNR; via the exons atggcgccgccggccagcaGCGACGAGCCCTCGCGCCACAAGAAAGCCAAGAAATCCAAGCCCgacaaggaagagaagaagcacaAGAAGAGAAGCCAGGAGCGTCCCGCCACGGAGGACGCTCCTGTCCCCGACGCCACCGAGCGCAAGAAGCGGAAGCACAAGGAGGGGCGCGAGGGGACGCGGGATGGGAAGAAGTCGAAGAAGGAGGGGAAGCACGAGGGCAAGGCTGTGGGAGCGGAGGCGGACGAGGCGGGGAGGGACGAGAAGATGAGGCGGGCGATGGAGGACGAGCGGTTCGCGGCGGCGCGAACGGACCCGCGGTTCCGGCCGATGCGGAGGAAGGAGGCCAAGGTGGCGCTGGACTCGAGGTTCAGCAGCATGATGACGGACCCGAGGTTCGCCTCGTCGGCCGCGCCCGTGGACAAGCGCGGGAGGAGCCGCAAGAAGCGCGAGAACCCCTTGCTGAATTACTATCTCAaccaagaagaagaggaggaggaggaggggaaagaGAAGGTGAAGAAGGAGAAAGCGAAGCTtgtcaaagaagaagatgatgaagaagaagaagaagacgaggaGCAGGACGAAGACGAAAGCTCAAGCAGCGATGATGACGAGGATGAAGACgtggatgacgacgacgag AACTCTGTTGGCAGTGACATTGCTCATTACTTATTGGGAAGGCATGATGATACAGCTACGATTGACAAGGAAACTCACAGGCTTGCTGTTGTTAATATGGACTGGGATCATATCAAG GCAGTTGACCTGTATATGGTGATGAATTCTTGCCTCCCAAAGGGCGGGCGAGTTTTGTCAGTTTCAATCTATCCATCAGAATTTGGACTGAAGTGCATGGAAATCGAGTCAACTCAAGGCCCAGCTGCTCTTGTCAATGCAAATGTTGATGGTAAAAATAGTGACGCTGATGAAGATGACAAGAATGATGATGAAGACAACATTGATgctgacgacgatgatgatgaagatgacaaGAATGATGACGAAGACAACActgatgctgatgatgatgaagacatcaccgatgatgacaatgatgagGAGGAACTTGACTCCGACAAAGAGAACAACAAGCTGCGTGCTTATGAGCTTAAGAGACTGAA GTATTACTATGCAGTTGTGGTGTGCGATTCTAGTACAACAGCAAATCACCTGTACATGACTCTTGATGGTACTGAGCTCTTGAAAACAGCAAATGTGTTTGATCTGCAGTTTATTCCTGACTCCAGGGAATTCAAACATCCTGCTCGAGACGTCGCTACAGAG GTACCTCCGAGTTACAAGGAACCTGATTTCGAGACTCGTGCTTTGCAACATAGCAGAGTTAAGCTCACCTGGGATGAGGATGAACCAGAACGTAAGAAAGTCTTGAGGCGAAAGTTCACCGATGATCAG CTAGATGAGCTTGACATGTATTTAGCAAGTGATGACAGTGCATCAGAAGATGATAGTGTGGACAATTCTGATGACGAGTCTCTACCAAATGGGGGTTCCAAACGGAAGCTAACAAAAGAGGAGAGGTTGGCTCTTCTACTGGGAGGAGACAAATCTGATGAGGAGCAAACTGATGGCCAGGATATGGAGATCACATTTAATACGGAGCTTGAGGATCTCAGTAAACGTGTTCTAGAGAGAAAGAGCAATGAGGAGAAGACCGTCTGGGAGAAGCACCAAGAGAAaatgaaagagaaaaagaaagctaAGAAGAGGGGACTAAAGGATGAAGACGATAATGACCACTACAGCAGCGAAGATGAGCCCAATGAGGATGATGATTTCTTCGCAGCTGAACTGTCTGATGAAGAACCCAAGCCGAGCAAAAGCAAAAAACACAATGCAAAAGCCAAAGataaaggaaagagaaaaggaaaggatGATTCCACAGAGGAGCATTTGGAGCCAGAAGCGACCAAAGAAGAGTTGGAGCTCTTGGTTGCTGGTGATCAGGATACTGCTAGTGGTGCAAAGGGTTATAACCTGAAGCgcaaaaaaggtaaaaagggcaAGAAGGGCAAAGAGGAATCTATTGAGGACAAACTTCCTGATATTGATCTTAGCAAAGATGACAGGTTCTCAGCAATGTTCACGTCTCATTTGTTCGCGTTGGATCCTACTGATCCCCAGTACAAGAG GAGTGCGCCTTTCATGCGGAAGCAAACTGGGAAGCCAGGGGCGCACGCAAGCAAAGCAGAGGGATCATCTCTGGGAGGCGCATTGCCACCTGATGATGCAGCTGCTAAGAATAATGATGATCAGAAACCTGATGGCGCATCCAAAGAGAAGCTGCAAATTTTGTCTGCTGTCAAGTCTCTCAAAAGGAACCTTGGTGCTTTCAAAAGCAAGAACAGGTGA
- the LOC101759685 gene encoding ankyrin repeat-containing protein At5g02620-like, producing the protein MEQTVAFGPHFMTLDQELLRVLTAGDAARLEELLRRQDQTHSHVAVNVQAAAAPPGAVAAPPWQGASCLLLGVTSNGALHLAASRGHAELAALRCERAPSLVATRNRGLDTPLHCAAKAGHRGVVARLLSAMRAGGEALCARNCLSATALFEAVRHGHAAVVDLLMVLAPELASVATNSGVSPLYLAATTDSLQMVRALLRPSRRNAVARVVFWSGGTHCSACCGKSLILKGSQFSTRNGSRNAGLGA; encoded by the exons ATGGAGCAAACCGTGGCGTTCGGGCCTCACTTCATGACGCTGGACCAAGAATTGCTTCGGGTGCTAACCGCCGGCGACGCGGCCCGTCTGGAGGAGCTACTGAGAAGACAGGACCAAACACATAGCCACGTCGCCGTGAACGTTCAGGCCGCGGCGGCACCACCGGGCGCAGTGGCAGCGCCGCCGTGGCAGGGAGCGagctgcctcctcctcggcgtgACCAGCAATGGCGCACTGCATCTTGCCGCCAGCCGCGGCCACGCCGAGCTTGCGGCGCTCCGCTGCGAGAGGGCGCCCTCGCTCGTCGCCACGCGCAACCGGGGCCTCGACACGCCGCTGCACTGCGCGGCGAAGGCCGGCCACCGGGGGGTCGTTGCCCGCCTCCTGTCGGCGATGCGCGCCGGTGGAGAGGCGCTTTGTGCGAGGAACTGCCTGAGCGCCACCGCGTTGTTCGAAGCAGTCCGGCACGGCCATGCCGCCGTGGTGGATCTGCTGATGGTGCTGGCTCCCGAGCTGGCGTCAGTGGCAACCAACAGTGGCGTGTCGCCCCTGTACCTGGCCGCAACCACTGACTCGCTGCAGATGGTCCGGGCGCTCCTGCGGCCGTCGCGACGGAACGCCGTCGCCCGTGTCGTTTTCTGGTCCGGCGGGACGCACTGCTCTGCATGCTGCGGCA AATCTCTGATCCTAAAAGGAAGCCAATTTTCAACCAGGAATGGCTCAAGAAATGCTGGCTTGGGAGCCTGA
- the LOC111255663 gene encoding ankyrin repeat-containing protein ITN1-like, which produces MTETIASVLIATVAFAAAFTVPGGFSSERTAILASRFAFRAFIVSNTTAFLFSTVATCFLMYGTKSSSSVPLNHRLQYNSLASGLVPVAAQFMIAAFAFGSHLVLGDANRGLIAFVYAWSSASVLFCVPGIWLPMYHALGRAIWR; this is translated from the coding sequence ATGACTGAAACAATCGCATCGGTTCTGATCGCCACCGTGGCATTCGCAGCGGCATTCACGGTGCCGGGAGGTTTCTCCAGTGAAAGGACAGCAATATTGGCAAGTAGATTTGCCTTCAGAGCGTTCATCGTGTCGAACACCAcggccttcctcttctccaCTGTGGCAACCTGCTTCCTCATGTACGGCACCAAATCCTCTTCGTCGGTGCCGCTCAACCATCGCCTCCAGTACAACTCGCTGGCGTCCGGGCTGGTGCCCGTCGCGGCTCAGTTCATGATCGCCGCCTTCGCGTTCGGGTCTCACCTCGTGCTGGGCGACGCCAACCGTGGGCTCATTGCCTTCGTGTACGCTTGGTCTTCGGCTTCGGTGCTCTTCTGCGTCCCAGGAATCTGGCTCCCCATGTACCATGCGCTTGGAAGAGCGATATGGCGGTGA
- the LOC101760088 gene encoding uncharacterized protein LOC101760088: MTLGTELLRVLTTGDAARLKELLRSEGRPRADGHVAIEVNGASTGAAPSPVRTGCLLGVTSNGNTALYLAASRGHAELAALVGERAPSLVATRNGGLDTPLHCAAKAGSRDVAACLLSLMRAAAADMGQEITEPGAGWFNVAYQS, encoded by the exons ATGACGCTAGGCACGGAGCTGTTGAGAGTGCTCACCACCGGCGACGCGGCCCGTTTGAAGGAGCTATTGCGCAGCGAAGGCCGCCCGCGAGCCGACGGCCACGTCGCAATTGAAGTCAACGGCGCCTCCACGGGTGCAGCGCCGTCGCCGGTGAGGACGGGCTGCCTCCTCGGCGTGACGAGCAACGGGAACACGGCGCTGTACCTTGCCGCCAGCCGCGGGCACGCCGAGCTCGCGGCGCTCGTCGGCGAGAGGGCGCCCTCGCTCGTTGCCACGCGCAACGGGGGCCTCGACACGCCGCTGCACTGCGCGGCCAAGGCCGGGAGCAGGGACGTGGCGGCCTGCCTCCTGTCGCTGAtgcgcgccgcagccgccg ATATGGGTCAGGAAATTACTGAACCGGGAGCCGGTTGGTTCAACGTTGCTTACCAGAGTTGA